From Carya illinoinensis cultivar Pawnee chromosome 5, C.illinoinensisPawnee_v1, whole genome shotgun sequence, one genomic window encodes:
- the LOC122310209 gene encoding uncharacterized protein LOC122310209: MTAPVLTLLEPHKPFVVYSDASKAGLGLVFALKIWRHYLYAKKCEVFTYHKSLKYMFKHKNLNMRQRRWLELISDYQCDIKYHPRKANVVVVALSRKSISEDLYILSLEVNSLLCSMRKLLIENRSQQVILTAVQEFIPLDWEELKDRQKKDSKLAEVIGKIEKSEGLMDFSIREDGTLYYKNRRVIPYEDVPGSEAAFLVGRNEEGLAEFVNKCSVCRLVKEEHQKPADSLERRMKIYIAEIVRLDGVPKTIVSDRDPRFMSRFWQSL; the protein is encoded by the exons ATGACTGCACCAGTACTCACATTGCTGGAGCCTCATAAGCCTTTTGTAGTGTATAGCGATGCGTCTAAAGCAGGACTAGGAT tggtttttgctcttaagatttggagacaCTACTTGTATGCCAAAAAGTGTGAAGTTTTCACATATCACAAAAGCCTCAAGTATATGTTTAAGCATAAGAACCTTAATATGAGACAGAGAAGATGGTTGGaattaatcagtgactatcagtgcgaCATCAAGTACCACCCTAGAAAGGCCAATGTGGTAGTTGTTGCTTTGAGTCGCAAGAGCATATCGGAGGATTTGTATATCCTGTCGTTAGAAGTAAATTCCCTCTTATGCAGTATGAGGAAACTGTTGATTGAGAATCGTAGTCAACAAGTCATTTTGACTGCCGTTCAGGAATTCATTCCATTGGATTGGGAAGAACTGAAAGACCGTCAGAAGAAAGATAGTAAGCTTGCAGAAGTCATCGGGAAAATTGAGAAGTCAGAAGGACTGATGGACTTTAGCATCAGAGAGGATGGGACTTTGTATTACAAGAATCGAAGGGTCATCCCA tacgaagatgtaccaggATCTGAAGCAGCATTtctggtgggaaggaatgaagaaggactaGCAGAATTTGTGAACAAGTGTTCTGTATGCAGATTAGTTAAAGAGGAACACCAGAAGCCAGCAG attctctagAGAGACGGATGAAAATTTATATAGCAGAGATTGTTAGATTGGATGGAGTGCCTAAGACGATTGTGTCCGATAGAGACCCTCGTTTCATGTCACGATTCTGGCAAAGTTTGTAG